A window from Opitutia bacterium ISCC 52 encodes these proteins:
- the csiD gene encoding carbon starvation induced protein CsiD produces the protein METCESNMQCTIIPHPMHHRMFQITLDENAVERFLDATSDLSEESLSYIPYLRSFAADCLQDAVGTAFAQRIHDIIHDRETGAFTLKMTRPLESIHQQVALGTAISHLIGLPNFDDMTNNFYACFTVKDTDESDSYLRQAYRTFTLHTDGTYVKEPTDWILMMKMDEQYAEGGDSRLLHLDDWNELDRFLQDPVASVPISYKSPPSKNYPITVKKPIFYEREGKPCVCFIDQFVYPDTLQQGRFLKDLCDSMETSSSVVSLPLPTDQLVVLNNHFWLHGRAPFEKHPGLHRVMMRQRGYFRGEG, from the coding sequence ATGGAGACCTGTGAATCAAACATGCAGTGCACGATCATTCCGCATCCGATGCATCATCGCATGTTTCAAATAACTTTGGATGAGAATGCAGTGGAACGATTTCTCGACGCGACAAGCGACCTTAGCGAGGAAAGCCTCTCCTACATACCCTATCTGAGATCGTTTGCCGCCGATTGTTTACAGGATGCCGTTGGCACCGCTTTCGCTCAACGGATCCACGACATCATCCATGATCGTGAAACGGGCGCCTTTACCTTAAAGATGACACGGCCGCTTGAATCGATACACCAACAGGTCGCTCTTGGAACTGCTATTTCCCATCTCATCGGACTGCCGAACTTCGATGACATGACAAATAATTTCTACGCCTGCTTCACCGTTAAGGACACCGATGAAAGTGACTCTTATCTACGGCAAGCTTACCGAACATTCACCCTGCATACCGACGGCACCTACGTAAAGGAACCCACCGACTGGATACTCATGATGAAGATGGATGAGCAGTATGCCGAAGGCGGTGATTCGCGATTGCTGCACCTGGATGACTGGAATGAGCTCGATCGCTTTCTACAGGACCCGGTGGCTTCGGTCCCTATCTCCTACAAATCTCCTCCCAGTAAGAACTACCCCATCACCGTCAAGAAACCTATTTTCTACGAACGAGAGGGAAAGCCCTGCGTGTGCTTCATCGACCAATTTGTTTACCCTGACACGCTTCAACAAGGTCGCTTTCTGAAAGACCTTTGTGATTCAATGGAGACCTCTTCGTCAGTAGTGTCACTTCCCTTACCCACCGATCAGTTAGTCGTTCTCAATAATCACTTCTGGCTGCATGGTCGCGCACCGTTCGAAAAACACCCAGGCCTACACCGGGTTATGATGCGCCAGCGGGGTTATTTTCGGGGGGAAGGTTAG
- a CDS encoding DUF1592 domain-containing protein: MPTTIKSWISLGIGALTLGITHGLSANEDFKSSATHFLQEHCYKCHDDKKQKGDIRLDTLSFDFEDAEVAVMWQDVTDILKLGDMPPEEEPRPPIEDISALIDSIDGELRKAAEKMQGGGRIAIRRLSHSALDNAVEDLLGIDQLLSTNLPPDAEIDGFDSLAVTLDANPEMVLNLQDNAQKVAKHTIATSDDIRSKRSYTLDTIGHGYNVEERGDLIVTASSRDRKYVMWPKDWVVPQDGTYRVTVKSFAHDFRTVLEDEGVEYEYLSESYQKNMKTRDRIPNDEPRLVSIVSIQASEARHMDAASVPGRRVGHFYTGAEMQTDEVVVRLTKGENIMIHYASAAVLNRSPKAKVGDEERNVADLLYVKEIEVEGPLIPSWPPKAHQDLLSSNDSVESRISDFLFKAFRRPVPESTLASFIELYQVGLERGFTPEESMRNVVEGVLVSPRFLFSYDSGDGSDVWALASRLSFFLWNSIPDETLLELAKSGELLKPRVLRKQVLRMLADDKAERFVQDFTEQWLGLRHIELMRPDPKLYPDYDPLLEQLMQKESEAFFERVLTKNLPVSNFLDSKFVMINERLASHYGIQGVKGDEFRPVKIPRNIPRGGLLGQASILKITSNGTRTSPVIRGVWILEKLLGNPPSPPPPDVEPIDPDVRGSTTIPEMLAKHREVETCNDCHQKIDPWGLSLEHFDAVGKFRDLYRNKQLIDARGAIPGHQFDGAEEMKQILVDRTDQFTRALTEKLFTYALGYPLTFRERFAADDIAEANFKSKDGFKELIVDICTSPLFRGELGNKDLAQN, encoded by the coding sequence ATGCCGACGACTATTAAGTCCTGGATTTCTTTGGGAATTGGAGCACTTACGCTCGGGATAACCCACGGTCTCTCGGCCAACGAAGACTTTAAATCCTCAGCCACTCACTTTCTGCAAGAGCATTGTTATAAATGCCACGATGATAAAAAGCAGAAAGGTGACATTCGACTGGATACACTGAGCTTCGACTTCGAAGATGCCGAAGTCGCAGTAATGTGGCAGGATGTGACCGACATTCTCAAACTGGGCGACATGCCTCCCGAAGAGGAACCCCGCCCACCCATTGAAGATATTTCTGCATTGATTGACTCGATCGATGGTGAACTCCGAAAAGCAGCGGAAAAGATGCAAGGTGGAGGACGAATCGCCATTCGACGATTAAGCCATAGCGCTTTGGACAATGCCGTTGAGGATTTACTGGGGATTGACCAGTTGCTCTCGACCAATCTCCCGCCCGATGCGGAAATTGATGGCTTTGATAGCTTGGCAGTCACACTGGATGCTAATCCTGAGATGGTACTCAACCTACAGGACAATGCTCAAAAGGTAGCTAAACATACGATTGCAACCAGCGATGATATTCGTTCAAAGCGTAGTTATACTTTGGATACTATAGGACACGGATATAACGTCGAGGAACGTGGCGACCTGATCGTAACCGCTTCAAGCCGTGACCGAAAATACGTCATGTGGCCTAAGGACTGGGTCGTGCCCCAAGATGGCACCTACCGCGTAACAGTAAAATCATTTGCTCACGATTTTAGAACCGTTCTGGAGGACGAAGGTGTCGAATATGAATACCTGAGCGAGTCCTACCAAAAGAACATGAAGACTCGGGATCGCATCCCCAATGATGAGCCGCGACTCGTCTCCATAGTCAGCATCCAGGCATCAGAAGCTCGCCACATGGACGCTGCCTCTGTTCCCGGCCGACGTGTAGGGCACTTTTACACCGGTGCTGAAATGCAAACCGATGAAGTGGTCGTGCGACTGACAAAAGGTGAGAACATCATGATTCATTATGCATCGGCAGCAGTACTAAATCGTTCTCCTAAAGCCAAGGTTGGAGACGAGGAACGCAACGTTGCCGACCTACTCTACGTTAAGGAGATCGAAGTAGAGGGGCCCCTCATCCCAAGCTGGCCACCTAAGGCTCACCAAGACTTGTTATCCTCAAATGACTCCGTTGAGAGCAGGATATCGGATTTCCTTTTTAAAGCATTCCGTCGTCCCGTCCCCGAATCCACCCTGGCAAGTTTTATCGAGCTTTACCAAGTGGGCCTTGAGCGCGGATTCACACCAGAGGAATCCATGCGCAACGTAGTCGAGGGCGTTCTAGTTTCTCCCCGTTTTCTATTCAGCTATGATTCAGGTGACGGCAGCGATGTCTGGGCACTGGCCAGTCGACTCTCGTTCTTTCTCTGGAATTCCATACCCGACGAAACCTTACTTGAGCTGGCAAAATCAGGGGAGCTGCTAAAGCCACGCGTTCTGCGTAAACAAGTCTTACGTATGCTGGCCGATGATAAGGCGGAGCGATTCGTCCAGGACTTTACCGAACAATGGTTGGGACTGAGACACATAGAGCTCATGCGTCCCGACCCCAAGTTATATCCGGACTATGATCCTTTACTGGAGCAACTGATGCAAAAGGAGAGCGAAGCTTTCTTTGAACGTGTTCTAACAAAGAACCTGCCCGTATCCAATTTTCTCGATTCCAAGTTTGTCATGATCAATGAACGATTGGCCTCTCACTACGGAATTCAAGGCGTGAAGGGTGACGAGTTCCGTCCGGTTAAAATACCTCGTAACATACCACGCGGTGGCTTGCTGGGTCAGGCTAGTATTCTGAAGATCACATCGAACGGCACCCGCACCTCACCGGTGATTCGCGGAGTTTGGATTCTGGAAAAGTTATTAGGCAATCCGCCATCTCCGCCCCCACCCGATGTAGAACCGATCGACCCGGATGTGCGCGGCAGCACCACCATTCCTGAAATGCTGGCGAAGCACCGCGAAGTAGAGACCTGCAATGATTGTCACCAGAAGATCGATCCCTGGGGTCTCAGCCTGGAGCACTTCGATGCGGTAGGAAAATTTCGAGACCTCTATAGAAACAAACAGCTCATTGATGCACGTGGAGCGATCCCAGGCCATCAATTCGATGGGGCCGAGGAAATGAAACAAATCCTCGTGGACCGCACGGATCAATTTACAAGAGCCCTAACAGAGAAGCTATTCACCTACGCGCTTGGCTATCCGCTCACTTTTCGTGAACGGTTTGCTGCCGACGATATTGCCGAAGCCAACTTCAAAAGTAAGGACGGCTTCAAAGAACTCATCGTGGATATCTGCACGAGCCCACTTTTCCGTGGAGAGCTAGGAAACAAGGATTTGGCTCAGAACTAG